From Aliarcobacter butzleri, the proteins below share one genomic window:
- a CDS encoding trimeric intracellular cation channel family protein — protein MSAFEIADIIGIICFALSGFLMGVYNKLDILGVFIAAFLTAFGGGMIRDVLADRTPYVFTSNLPLILVITTVLIAMLFKLHKIDDLEGKWAFVISDAIGLVSFSIAGAIIAINSGFNFLSVLILAFITAVGGGTIRDILINKVPFILVSEFYASVALIVGIAVYILELFEIRNLFTLSIVFILGVALRIIAYYRKWHLPTLSKEN, from the coding sequence TTGCTCTTAGTGGATTTCTAATGGGGGTCTATAATAAACTTGATATTTTGGGAGTTTTTATTGCTGCATTTTTAACTGCTTTTGGTGGAGGAATGATAAGAGATGTTCTTGCAGATAGAACACCTTATGTTTTTACTTCAAATCTTCCTTTAATTTTGGTTATTACTACAGTTTTAATCGCTATGTTATTCAAACTTCATAAGATTGATGATTTAGAAGGAAAATGGGCATTTGTTATTTCTGATGCTATTGGTTTGGTATCTTTTTCTATTGCTGGAGCAATTATTGCAATAAATAGTGGTTTTAATTTTTTAAGTGTATTAATTCTTGCTTTTATAACTGCTGTTGGTGGTGGAACTATAAGAGACATTTTAATCAATAAAGTTCCATTTATATTAGTTTCAGAATTTTATGCAAGTGTAGCTTTGATTGTAGGTATTGCTGTTTATATTTTAGAACTTTTTGAAATAAGAAACTTATTTACTTTATCAATAGTTTTTATTTTGGGTGTAGCGTTGAGAATTATTGCTTATTATAGAAAATGGCATCTTCCAACTTTATCAAAAGAAAATTAA